The following proteins are co-located in the Spirosoma montaniterrae genome:
- a CDS encoding sugar isomerase domain-containing protein: protein MVQEYLQKCRAILDTVEAQTEQIQQTARWFADTILAGRMVHVFGSGHSRIMVEEMWPRYGSFPGFNPIVELSLTFHNLVVGANGQRQAMFLENVPGLADRILRNYDLSEQDAALVISSSGCNVVPIEMAELFQQRGVKVVALITKEHSEASTSKRADGKKLSDFADLILDTGAPIGDAMLTVPGLDTPVAPGSTVGGAVLVNSIKAEVARLLTEAGHPPKVLSAGVLVGAERAVDLFESAYDEHAHRLAKLYARVGTPSYVIEK, encoded by the coding sequence ATGGTTCAAGAATATCTTCAAAAATGCCGCGCTATACTCGACACGGTCGAAGCGCAAACGGAGCAGATTCAACAAACAGCCCGGTGGTTTGCAGATACCATTCTGGCGGGTCGGATGGTACACGTGTTCGGGTCGGGGCACAGCCGCATTATGGTCGAAGAAATGTGGCCGCGCTACGGTTCATTTCCCGGCTTCAATCCAATTGTCGAACTGTCGCTTACGTTTCATAACCTCGTAGTTGGGGCCAATGGGCAGCGGCAGGCTATGTTTCTGGAAAACGTACCGGGTTTAGCCGACCGTATTCTGCGTAACTACGACCTGAGTGAACAGGATGCCGCACTGGTTATTTCGTCGAGCGGCTGCAACGTAGTGCCTATCGAAATGGCCGAACTGTTTCAGCAACGGGGCGTAAAAGTGGTGGCACTCATCACAAAAGAACACTCCGAAGCCAGCACCAGCAAACGTGCCGACGGCAAAAAACTCAGCGACTTTGCCGATTTGATTTTAGATACGGGCGCGCCCATCGGCGACGCCATGCTGACTGTGCCGGGGCTGGATACACCCGTGGCACCGGGCAGCACTGTGGGCGGGGCTGTGCTTGTAAACAGCATCAAAGCCGAAGTTGCCCGACTGCTGACCGAAGCCGGGCACCCGCCAAAGGTATTGAGTGCGGGCGTTTTGGTCGGTGCTGAACGGGCCGTTGATTTGTTCGAGAGCGCTTACGACGAACACGCGCACCGCTTAGCAAAGCTGTATGCCAGGGTTGGTACGCCGAGTTACGTGATCGAAAAATGA